A single region of the Streptomyces caelestis genome encodes:
- a CDS encoding DUF4357 domain-containing protein has product MADEFPEFRLRLPNGKMVARGRVLPEKGMNGSLKFLVLAGSPVHPEATPGIPPYPAAQREKLVADGGIRKESDRWPGHWETTRDIECNSPSAAASVVAGRSTDGLAQWRTEEGFPLVDYLGSSWRTPHKTWLVRGSNVSGRDLVRRMWVPEGWVTLAATHLPQVDEADPTKSVLRRYVQEGYDATTSYSQKQAMVDELHYFLTQMRLGDTLCAISDGQLYVGTVTGEAEQVESEGGLSNLRRRAKWRPSGIPYDEVPEALQQKLSIQHDVVDLTPVQALVEGLGRSDEELTEEARAIDRDPSVELPAIVARREPELPAPTDELADELLVHDAAWLREVRELLADERQLVLYGPPGTGKTYLALRLAEFLGGGPEQVKLVQFHPSYAYEDFFEGFRPQEDAQTREVAFRLTAGPLRELADLASREGNRHIPHFLIIDEINRANLAKVFGELYFLLEYRNKSVRLTYSGDDFALPPNLFVIGTMNTADRSIALVDTAMRRRFAFVELSPRTEPTRGLLRRWLAREGKDAEPADLLDVLNSRIGDPDFHIGPSYLMKKGVYREGGLERTWRTKILPLLEEHHYGEGVDIEKRYGLAALRESLA; this is encoded by the coding sequence ATGGCCGACGAGTTTCCCGAGTTCCGGCTGAGGCTGCCGAACGGCAAGATGGTGGCCCGGGGGCGGGTGCTCCCCGAGAAGGGGATGAACGGAAGTCTGAAATTCCTCGTCCTCGCCGGCTCGCCCGTGCATCCCGAGGCAACCCCCGGCATCCCGCCGTACCCCGCGGCCCAACGGGAGAAGCTCGTGGCGGACGGCGGCATCCGCAAGGAGTCGGACCGGTGGCCGGGCCACTGGGAGACCACACGGGACATCGAGTGCAACTCCCCATCTGCTGCCGCCTCCGTGGTGGCGGGGCGCAGCACCGACGGTTTGGCGCAATGGCGCACGGAGGAAGGCTTCCCGCTCGTCGACTACCTCGGGAGCTCGTGGCGCACCCCGCACAAGACCTGGCTGGTGCGGGGCTCCAATGTGTCCGGACGCGACCTGGTGCGGCGGATGTGGGTGCCGGAGGGATGGGTGACGCTCGCGGCCACGCATCTGCCGCAGGTGGACGAGGCGGACCCCACCAAGAGCGTGCTGCGGCGGTACGTGCAGGAGGGGTACGACGCCACCACCTCGTACAGCCAGAAGCAGGCGATGGTCGACGAGCTGCACTATTTCCTGACCCAGATGCGATTGGGTGACACCCTCTGTGCCATCTCGGACGGGCAGTTGTACGTGGGCACGGTCACCGGCGAGGCCGAGCAGGTCGAGTCCGAGGGCGGTCTGTCCAATCTGCGCCGGAGGGCCAAGTGGAGGCCGTCCGGAATCCCGTACGACGAGGTGCCGGAGGCCCTCCAGCAGAAGCTCTCGATCCAGCACGACGTCGTCGACCTGACTCCCGTCCAGGCTCTCGTGGAAGGGCTGGGCCGAAGCGACGAAGAGCTGACGGAGGAGGCCCGGGCCATAGACCGGGACCCGAGCGTCGAACTCCCGGCGATCGTCGCCCGTCGCGAGCCCGAACTGCCCGCTCCCACGGATGAACTGGCGGACGAGCTCCTCGTGCACGACGCCGCGTGGCTGCGCGAGGTGCGTGAACTGCTGGCAGACGAACGGCAGCTGGTGCTGTACGGGCCGCCCGGCACCGGCAAGACCTACCTGGCGCTGAGGCTCGCCGAGTTCCTCGGCGGCGGACCCGAGCAGGTCAAGCTCGTGCAGTTCCACCCGTCGTACGCCTACGAGGACTTCTTCGAGGGCTTCCGGCCCCAGGAGGACGCGCAGACCAGGGAGGTCGCCTTCCGGCTCACCGCGGGTCCGCTGCGCGAACTCGCCGACCTGGCCTCCCGCGAAGGCAACCGGCACATCCCGCATTTCCTGATCATCGACGAGATCAACCGGGCCAACCTGGCGAAGGTCTTCGGCGAGCTTTACTTCCTGCTGGAATACCGCAACAAGTCGGTGCGGCTCACCTACTCCGGCGACGACTTCGCGCTGCCGCCGAACTTGTTCGTGATCGGCACGATGAACACCGCGGACCGCTCGATCGCTCTCGTGGACACGGCGATGCGCCGCCGCTTCGCCTTCGTCGAACTGTCGCCGCGTACGGAACCCACACGCGGCCTGCTGCGCCGCTGGCTGGCCAGAGAGGGCAAGGACGCGGAGCCCGCCGACCTGCTCGATGTGCTGAACTCACGCATCGGCGATCCCGACTTCCACATCGGGCCCTCTTACCTGATGAAGAAGGGCGTGTACCGCGAGGGCGGCCTGGAGCGGACCTGGCGTACGAAGATCCTTCCTCTCCTTGAAGAGCACCACTACGGGGAGGGCGTGGACATCGAGAAGCGGTACGGGCTGGCCGCGCTGCGGGAGTCCCTGGCGTGA
- a CDS encoding DUF2786 domain-containing protein, producing the protein MTVMSGTGGLAEQEFRQGRADWMEIRAGDLATVLETAGPRLLGLLPTDLGDRTLVAAVTTARVAADEARAQSVAETVNWLERLIPGGPLHDLEGAVRELRSRLAASGEPALWSWNAEGWEELLLWWWRWVQPGTGDPAADFAGWRARWSAEIPRDGEIDRPESMPRRHGRQLLTPAEFFADEPEPLRLLAQAVLDAPGIVAAVQDAVLLREEHLQGAGHLVWLAEQQACVEQLEAWRRRQQATGSEATRAFLVELSEAVKRYMSLVLQPVIGALSACERALLADSKHGARRSATDYLDAFLDAQEQPGENAWLDERLGADVEQQAREHHDRGETTWHGMLGTVPVWYRVVTSREERAAALAYSGKPSTSVVRVRTGTTTQSLLTDLFGFGGPEDEQEEWYPEPGIEIAYDPDRAFDLCALLAVAQLGHARLEFLVRRADGTFQRLRSVRARVRRDDTAAWRLWALKVLSELVPDPEDLADSIAREDDDGRDESDAADARTRADDRTSSGSGMSGSRLRHARDGLPEALLGKVRSLLRKAENAGATEEEARVYLAKATELMAKYGIEQAMLEDLTEPERPADRIVDLYPPYVKEGRRLLARIGYEMRCRSVYPGGKANRHRVHLFGFEADIQATEVLFASLRLQMLEGADRADRLHRPEGEDARAYKRSWMLGFIREVTARIGAAQQAARAAAEQRTEAEGEGRDGRSVALVLADRTTVVEARLAAQYPKLNKTRPTKFKGTGYWQGVADGRDADIGGPAFDEEGQAPQLAL; encoded by the coding sequence ATGACAGTGATGAGCGGTACGGGCGGGTTGGCGGAGCAGGAGTTCCGGCAGGGGCGAGCGGATTGGATGGAGATCAGGGCCGGGGACCTCGCAACCGTCCTGGAGACCGCGGGACCCCGGCTGTTAGGGCTGCTTCCCACCGATCTGGGTGACCGGACACTGGTCGCGGCGGTCACGACCGCGCGGGTGGCCGCGGACGAGGCGCGGGCCCAGTCCGTGGCGGAGACGGTCAACTGGCTGGAGCGGCTGATACCCGGGGGACCCCTCCACGATCTGGAGGGAGCGGTACGAGAACTCCGGTCCCGGCTGGCGGCGAGCGGCGAGCCGGCCCTGTGGTCCTGGAACGCCGAAGGCTGGGAGGAACTCCTGCTGTGGTGGTGGAGGTGGGTTCAGCCGGGAACCGGTGACCCGGCCGCCGACTTCGCGGGGTGGCGGGCACGGTGGTCGGCGGAGATCCCGCGCGACGGTGAGATCGACCGTCCGGAGTCGATGCCACGCCGACACGGCAGGCAACTCCTCACTCCCGCCGAGTTCTTCGCCGATGAGCCGGAGCCGCTGCGGCTTCTGGCGCAGGCCGTACTGGACGCACCCGGAATCGTTGCCGCGGTCCAGGACGCGGTGCTGCTCCGGGAGGAACACCTCCAGGGCGCGGGGCACCTGGTGTGGCTGGCCGAGCAGCAGGCCTGCGTCGAACAGCTCGAAGCCTGGCGCCGCAGACAGCAGGCCACCGGATCGGAGGCCACCCGGGCGTTCCTCGTGGAACTGTCCGAAGCGGTCAAGCGATACATGTCGCTCGTACTCCAGCCGGTCATCGGCGCCCTCTCTGCGTGCGAGCGGGCTCTGCTCGCTGACAGCAAGCACGGTGCGCGACGCTCCGCCACCGACTACCTGGACGCCTTCCTCGACGCGCAGGAACAGCCCGGCGAGAATGCCTGGCTGGACGAGCGGCTCGGCGCGGACGTCGAACAGCAGGCGCGGGAGCACCATGACCGAGGGGAGACCACCTGGCACGGCATGCTCGGTACGGTTCCCGTCTGGTACCGCGTCGTGACCTCCCGCGAAGAGCGGGCGGCCGCGCTGGCCTACTCCGGGAAGCCCTCGACGTCCGTCGTGCGGGTCCGGACCGGCACGACGACGCAGAGCCTGCTGACCGACCTGTTCGGATTCGGGGGCCCGGAAGACGAGCAGGAGGAGTGGTACCCCGAACCCGGGATCGAGATCGCCTACGACCCGGACCGCGCCTTCGACCTGTGCGCGCTGCTGGCGGTCGCCCAACTCGGCCACGCACGGCTGGAGTTCCTCGTACGGCGCGCCGACGGCACTTTCCAGCGGCTTCGCTCGGTGCGAGCACGGGTCCGTCGTGACGACACCGCCGCCTGGCGGCTCTGGGCGCTCAAGGTGCTGTCGGAACTGGTCCCGGACCCGGAGGACCTGGCGGACTCGATCGCCCGGGAGGACGACGACGGCAGGGACGAGAGCGACGCGGCGGACGCCCGGACGCGCGCCGACGACCGCACCTCGTCCGGCTCCGGCATGTCCGGGTCCCGCCTCCGGCACGCGCGCGACGGACTGCCCGAGGCACTGCTCGGCAAGGTCAGGTCGCTGCTGCGGAAGGCGGAGAACGCCGGCGCCACCGAGGAAGAGGCCCGCGTCTACCTCGCCAAGGCCACCGAGCTCATGGCCAAGTACGGCATCGAGCAGGCCATGCTCGAGGACCTGACCGAGCCCGAGCGGCCCGCGGACCGGATCGTCGATCTGTACCCGCCCTACGTCAAGGAGGGGCGCCGGCTGCTCGCAAGGATCGGCTACGAGATGCGCTGCCGATCGGTGTACCCCGGCGGCAAGGCCAACCGTCACCGCGTCCACCTCTTCGGTTTCGAGGCCGACATCCAGGCCACCGAGGTGCTGTTCGCGAGCCTGCGCCTGCAGATGCTTGAGGGCGCGGACCGTGCGGACCGCCTGCATCGCCCCGAAGGCGAGGACGCCCGCGCCTACAAGCGTTCCTGGATGCTCGGCTTCATCCGTGAGGTGACCGCGCGGATCGGTGCCGCCCAGCAGGCTGCGAGGGCCGCCGCCGAGCAGCGAACCGAAGCGGAGGGAGAGGGGCGGGACGGCCGCAGCGTGGCGCTGGTCCTCGCCGACCGGACGACGGTGGTCGAGGCGCGGCTCGCCGCCCAGTACCCGAAACTGAACAAGACCCGTCCCACGAAGTTCAAGGGCACCGGCTACTGGCAAGGGGTCGCCGACGGGCGGGACGCCGACATCGGTGGCCCGGCCTTCGACGAAGAGGGCCAGGCTCCCCAGCTCGCCCTCTGA
- a CDS encoding ATP-binding protein, producing the protein MSDTTSLRDLLLARLPESGLSAEEQALLRDLLPASQPRNGRHSGTVYMRSITASGWRGIGPAATVRLKSGPGLTLVAGRNGSGKSSFAEAAEMALTGDNFRWQGRTQVWKKGWRNLHEHASPEIAVELDFDAGSDGEGAKEPVTVRRIWHGDGLEESSTVVEEAGQPTGEALHDVIDAEQLSLYRPFLPYTQLGAVINGPLTTLHDEISRILGLELLSDTDAAARARAKALTDTESAAKALTTTVIQELSDVDDLRAKEAITALSGRSPELDAVRALLQGHGVGDSAYVARLRRLADLEPPDRPLIAKAVTRLRSAAAVADDARHGSAEDARQLIKLLDAALEHRRRHPDASDCPVCGSTDLLDRSWAERTRAQVERLQVEAAEAEAAHRELVNAVREVHDLMRPAPAWLQADEPSLATLWRDLVACRTVRDPRELADRAERAEAVLGDACDQVREDARRRVTAQDGRWQPVAARLSAWLVQAEAAQAAKPARKQVKAVRDWVRALTDELRDARFKPFAEQSGQIWRLLCERSSVSLGAIGLTGVGPQRQVSLPVSVDDADAPAFGVMSQGELHSLALSLFIPRATHRDSPFGFLVIDDPVQSMDPEKVDGLAKVLDLYAQHRQVVVFTHDTRLEEAVQRLGLRATVLRVSRQTDSVVHVASVSDPVSQALAEARAIALDPHLPPEVADRVLPSMCRLALEAAYQDTARRALREAGVGQRDIQERVTRPGPLTGLAALAMGMPGKEGREVLDAVARDHGTWARELIQGLNQASHQAPAMPVGDRAALVDRTKRLAKEVLAR; encoded by the coding sequence ATGAGCGACACCACCAGCCTCCGTGACCTGCTTCTCGCCCGGCTGCCCGAATCAGGGCTCTCTGCCGAGGAGCAGGCCCTGCTGCGCGATCTGCTGCCCGCCTCTCAGCCCCGGAACGGTCGCCATTCCGGGACCGTGTACATGCGGTCCATCACGGCTTCCGGCTGGCGCGGTATCGGCCCCGCCGCCACCGTCCGGCTGAAGTCCGGCCCCGGTCTGACGCTGGTGGCGGGCCGCAACGGCTCCGGCAAGTCGAGCTTCGCCGAGGCCGCTGAGATGGCTCTGACAGGCGACAACTTCCGCTGGCAGGGGCGCACTCAGGTATGGAAGAAGGGCTGGCGCAACCTCCACGAGCACGCCTCCCCCGAGATCGCGGTGGAGCTCGACTTCGACGCCGGCAGTGACGGAGAGGGCGCCAAGGAGCCCGTAACCGTGCGCCGGATCTGGCACGGCGACGGGCTTGAGGAGTCCAGCACCGTCGTGGAGGAAGCAGGACAGCCCACCGGCGAAGCCCTGCACGACGTGATCGACGCCGAGCAACTGTCGCTGTACCGGCCGTTCCTCCCGTACACCCAGCTCGGAGCGGTGATCAACGGGCCGCTGACCACCTTGCACGACGAGATCTCCCGAATCCTCGGTCTCGAACTGCTCAGTGACACCGACGCGGCAGCACGTGCCCGGGCCAAGGCCCTGACCGACACGGAGAGCGCCGCGAAGGCCCTCACGACCACCGTGATCCAGGAGTTGTCGGACGTGGACGACCTGCGCGCCAAGGAGGCGATCACGGCTCTCTCCGGCAGGAGCCCAGAGCTGGACGCCGTCCGGGCCCTGTTGCAGGGCCACGGCGTCGGCGACTCGGCGTACGTCGCACGACTGCGCCGGCTGGCCGATCTGGAGCCCCCGGACCGGCCGTTGATCGCGAAGGCCGTGACCCGGCTGCGGTCGGCAGCCGCCGTGGCCGACGACGCACGCCACGGGTCCGCCGAGGACGCCCGGCAGTTGATCAAACTGCTCGACGCCGCGCTGGAACACCGCCGCCGCCATCCCGACGCCTCCGACTGCCCCGTGTGCGGCAGCACGGACCTCTTGGACCGCTCGTGGGCGGAACGGACGCGCGCGCAGGTCGAAAGGCTTCAGGTGGAGGCCGCCGAGGCCGAGGCGGCACATCGCGAACTCGTGAACGCGGTGAGGGAGGTGCACGACCTGATGCGTCCGGCCCCCGCCTGGCTCCAGGCCGACGAGCCCTCCCTGGCCACGCTCTGGCGGGACCTGGTCGCCTGCCGCACGGTTCGTGACCCACGCGAGCTGGCCGACCGTGCGGAACGCGCCGAGGCAGTCCTCGGTGATGCCTGTGATCAGGTCCGTGAGGACGCCCGCCGACGCGTCACAGCGCAGGACGGCCGCTGGCAGCCCGTGGCCGCACGCCTGTCCGCATGGTTGGTGCAGGCGGAGGCCGCGCAGGCGGCGAAACCCGCCCGCAAGCAGGTCAAGGCCGTACGCGACTGGGTGCGGGCGCTCACCGACGAGTTGCGGGACGCCCGGTTCAAGCCGTTCGCCGAGCAGTCCGGGCAGATCTGGCGGCTGTTGTGCGAGCGCAGCAGCGTGTCGCTGGGTGCGATCGGGCTCACGGGTGTCGGCCCGCAGCGGCAGGTCAGTCTCCCCGTCTCCGTGGACGACGCCGACGCACCCGCCTTCGGCGTCATGAGCCAGGGCGAACTGCACTCACTCGCCCTCTCCCTGTTCATCCCGCGCGCCACCCACCGGGACAGTCCCTTCGGTTTCCTGGTCATCGACGACCCGGTCCAGTCCATGGACCCGGAGAAGGTCGACGGCCTCGCCAAGGTTCTCGACCTGTACGCGCAGCATCGGCAGGTCGTCGTCTTCACTCACGACACCCGGCTCGAAGAGGCCGTCCAACGCCTCGGTCTGCGGGCGACGGTCCTGCGGGTGTCCCGGCAGACCGACTCCGTCGTCCACGTCGCCTCCGTCAGCGACCCCGTGAGCCAGGCCCTGGCGGAGGCACGGGCCATCGCCCTCGATCCGCACCTGCCGCCGGAAGTCGCCGACCGGGTGCTGCCCTCGATGTGCCGTCTGGCGCTGGAGGCCGCCTACCAGGACACCGCGCGGCGTGCCCTGCGCGAGGCCGGGGTCGGGCAACGCGACATCCAGGAGCGGGTCACCCGGCCAGGTCCCCTCACCGGCCTCGCGGCCCTCGCGATGGGCATGCCGGGCAAGGAGGGGCGCGAGGTGCTGGACGCCGTCGCCCGCGACCATGGCACGTGGGCCAGGGAGTTGATCCAGGGGCTGAACCAGGCATCGCACCAGGCACCGGCCATGCCCGTCGGTGACCGCGCGGCCCTGGTCGACCGTACGAAGCGCCTCGCCAAGGAGGTATTGGCCCGGTGA
- a CDS encoding McrC family protein, translating into MPDRIPVQLGEYESAPLEPGQLTSRDVDRLHALQARGCLRLTRERTGWRLKADATVGVLVLDRVRVVISPKFAIPGEQLMSWLAYALGTPVPATARRWATGPEGYADLVAAALLEECERLLREGLRRDYVRRRSVEPVLRGRLDVAAQATRHFGQLDQLHVRTFDREADIWDNRVLGSALRAALGLTASPDLARALHGAAGTFPQAPTPAAALRALDRTRYTRLNARYRPAHTWARLLMRGGGVTDLLTDQGTTADGLLLAMPALWEAVVRRLGTEAVGPHGGQAVPGGSGVGITVRGDLGNASAFRPDLLLSLPGHDAAQRTLLPVDAKYKRYDRHGVSSDDVHQLLTYSSGYASVGTPLAVIVHPRPGGHAQRTLQVRGPKGLLGIIPVLGVDTRATPEQAAAWIGSVLR; encoded by the coding sequence ATGCCTGACCGCATCCCGGTCCAGCTCGGTGAGTACGAGTCCGCTCCGCTGGAGCCCGGTCAGCTCACTTCCCGGGACGTCGACCGTCTGCACGCACTCCAGGCACGGGGCTGCCTCCGTCTGACCAGGGAGCGCACCGGGTGGCGGCTCAAGGCCGACGCAACCGTCGGAGTCCTGGTCCTGGACCGTGTCCGTGTGGTGATCTCACCCAAGTTCGCCATTCCCGGAGAGCAGCTCATGAGCTGGCTCGCCTACGCCCTCGGCACGCCCGTCCCGGCGACGGCCAGGCGGTGGGCCACCGGCCCCGAGGGATACGCCGACCTGGTCGCCGCCGCCCTGCTCGAAGAGTGCGAGCGGCTGCTGCGGGAGGGACTGCGCCGGGACTACGTACGCCGCCGGAGTGTCGAACCGGTGCTGCGGGGGCGTCTGGACGTGGCCGCCCAGGCCACCCGCCACTTCGGACAACTGGACCAGCTACATGTACGCACCTTCGACCGGGAGGCGGACATCTGGGACAACCGCGTCCTCGGGAGCGCACTGAGGGCGGCTCTCGGTCTCACCGCCAGTCCTGACCTGGCGCGCGCCCTGCACGGAGCCGCCGGCACCTTCCCGCAGGCCCCGACCCCGGCCGCAGCGCTCCGCGCCCTGGACCGCACCCGCTACACGCGCCTCAACGCCCGCTACCGTCCCGCCCACACCTGGGCCCGTCTGCTGATGCGCGGGGGCGGTGTGACGGACCTGCTCACCGACCAGGGCACCACGGCGGACGGTCTTCTGCTCGCCATGCCCGCGCTCTGGGAAGCCGTCGTCCGCCGCCTCGGCACCGAGGCCGTCGGCCCGCACGGCGGCCAGGCCGTACCCGGCGGAAGCGGCGTCGGCATCACCGTCCGCGGAGACCTGGGCAACGCCTCGGCCTTCCGACCCGATCTCCTGCTCAGCCTTCCGGGACATGACGCGGCGCAGCGCACGCTGCTGCCGGTGGACGCCAAGTACAAGCGTTACGACCGTCACGGTGTGAGCTCGGACGACGTCCACCAGCTCCTCACCTACAGCAGCGGCTACGCGTCCGTCGGCACCCCGCTCGCCGTCATCGTCCATCCCCGGCCGGGCGGCCACGCCCAGCGGACCCTCCAGGTGCGCGGCCCCAAAGGCCTGTTGGGCATCATCCCCGTCCTCGGCGTGGACACCCGCGCCACGCCCGAGCAGGCGGCGGCCTGGATCGGCTCAGTGCTGCGCTGA